Proteins found in one Drosophila innubila isolate TH190305 chromosome X, UK_Dinn_1.0, whole genome shotgun sequence genomic segment:
- the LOC117787821 gene encoding atrophin-1 has protein sequence MTSLTLHLIVITLLAAAALTATTATTTAATATTAATGTPTRTVGQRGRGGVATTATAATSTTSTQAPTLRAPRQRRPPTTLPIDASSGRSRGSGTFANGSGSTSPLPATTRPQRRRGTTTTTTTTTTSTTATPLLPGGSIGRGNNNRGSIRAARQPRDTPTLSVDFDASSDVGRGRGSSSGSDSIGSASSRRQSHQSLSSASSNPAATPSPSSFPSSRSATGALKTPRMIQRLVAGHIHNSQGHSTYEVSAVTTNSSRSSSSSATTTTTTTNTPTTKQLRHKASSSYRLARPSPSPSPSPSAYRDDDDDEALLNEPDDFDNWDNGILRLSAGSGKEAEASGAKGKQGKEDAKKTLSDQVRDGKYGLIEKELFRRVPKRPGVLSYARNSEVPLDNERNFGGLNEQDIWLAEDHLLVIKGGGLNEADNDANDVWPAIDDYDAPPRQIKLPPNPVVPPPFPVQLEPHGPLQLIRDNQIKSLHSSPGNATLSPEDQHAPYGQVHNSDHSPGSHPAARTGAIASPKAANPEPSYVYPAPYSPWLLFPNETLSQPPSHSSPSPNALLRTPLLGPWLINGLNGNGSVTAPSSLHGNISDFDEDDPSLYYPPAYSFVYRSNYSNPVPPGPLVPGIVLPPPPDHFSRLDESVKPKTKTTTTRRPSTTSSTTTSSTTSSTTSSTTTSSTTTARPSSRLSLKYNAIGYLPPSRQAPKYVERVPVPVAVPIPIYPINYQPSTPRPPPAAQLVFVPSSSTERNSLGERVRERERERERDQAPLSKSNPIYYEYFEAKRQPSSHKSNVIDDFLATKPPKRQHYKSPPSPVNDVAVVSITPKPRVQLHSEYDAALGQLIRSNLISPPGRFQAPDFDRQPFLPMVNYSADEQDQNAFKAIVYQPQSQSQSQSQPQRQRQLRVGKHQQLQLEPTVEPGQEQDSYLSDALFLQRQRQLRVGKQQQQQQQQQQLQLQSPSPSLSLYETPQGIYSTPLPPAYLDNQLQARPVKYQLRPPAAAPLQFWQRPAAPPLPPPPPQQAPLAPQFKRLRHNSAKHPYSPYFVPSYPSASGGGAESLYRLLPVSQHKHWRQSGSNKQQVVQQPPPPQHQLQHQQQQQQQQYYPDRGVNIGHSLASDILVNYNTNNQFNPQAELVPQAQLGPPPLSYQAQNGGQASLWSDRPVRQSRAQLQEQA, from the exons ATGACATCGTTAACCTTGCACTTGATAGTGATAACGCTGCTGGCGGCGGCAGCgctgacagcaacaacagcaacaacgacagctgcaacagcaacaacggctgCAACAGGAACGCCGACACGTACCGTTGGGCAACGTGGCAGAGGAggtgttgcaacaacagcaacagcagcaacatcaacgacAAGCACGCAGGCGCCAACGCTGCGAGCGCCACGTCAGCGACGTCCGCCCACAACGCTGCCCATTGACGCCAGCAGCGGTCGCAGTCGCGGCAGCGGCACCTTTGCcaatggcagcggcagcacGTCGCCGCTGCCGGCAACAACACGACCGCAGCGACGTCGtggcaccacaacaacaacaacaacaactacaacaagcacaacagcaactccTCTGTTGCCTGGTGGCAGCATTGGacgtggcaacaacaatcgtGGCAGCATCAGAGCCGCCCGCCAGCCACGCGACACGCCAACGCTCAGCGTTGACTTCGATGCCAGCAGCGACGTCGGCAGAGgtagaggcagcagcagcggcagcgacagcattGGGAGCGCCAGTAGCAGGCGCCAGTCACATCAGTCGCTGTCATCGGCGTCCTCCAATCCAGCCGccaccccctccccctcctccTTCCCCTCATCACGCAGTGCCACAGGCGCACTCAAAAC GCCCCGCATGATCCAACGCCTGGTGGCTGGACACATTCACAACTCGCAGGGTCACTCCACATACGAGGTGTCCGCGGTGACCACCAACAGCAGtcgaagcagcagcagctcggcaacaacaacaacaacaacgacaaacacACCGACAACGAAGCAATTGCGACATAAGGCGAGTAGCTCCTATCGTCTGGCGAGaccgtctccatctccatcccCATCCCCGTCTGCTTATCgggatgatgacgatgatgaggcGTTGCTTAATGAACCGGATGACTTTGACAACTGGGACAACGGCATACTTCGGTTGAGTGCGGGATCGGGCAAGGAGGCGGAGGCGTCTGGAGCGAAGGGTAAGCAGGGCAAGGAGGACGCGAAGAAGACGTTGTCGGATCAGGTGCGAGATGGAAAGTACGGACTTATTGAGAAGGAACTGTTCCGTCGTGTGCCTAAGCGTCCGGGTGTGCTGAGTTATGCCCGGAATTCGGAGGTGCCACTGGACAATGAGCGCAACTTTGGAGGACTCAACGAGCAGGACATTTGGCTGGCCGAGGATCATCTGCTGGTGATCAAAGGCGGCGGACTGAACGAGGCCGACAATGATGCGAATGATGTGTGGCCGGCAATTGATGATTACGATGCACCGCCGAGGCAGATCAAGCTGCCGCCAAATCCTGTGGTGCCACCTCCATTTCCCGTGCAGCTCGAGCCGCATGGGCCACTGCAGCTTATCCGAGATAATCAAATCAAGAGCCTCCATTCGTCGCCAGGCAATGCAACACTCTCCCCTGAGGATCAGCACGCGCCCTACGGCCAGGTCCACAACTCGGACCACAGCCCGGGGTCGCATCCTGCTGCCCGGACTGGAGCGATTGCGTCGCCTAAAGCAGCTAACCCGGAGCCCAGCTACGTCTACCCGGCGCCCTACTCGCCCTGGCTGCTCTTTCCCAACGAAACGCTTTCCCAGCCGCCGTCCCATTCCAGTCCGTCTCCCAATGCTCTGCTGAGAACTCCACTGCTCGGCCCCTGGCTGATCAACGGACTcaatggcaacggcagcgTTACCGCTCCCAGTTCCCTGCACGGCAACATCAGTGACTTTGACGAGGATGATCCGTCGCTTTATTATCCTCCTGCCTATAGCTTTGTTTATCGCAGCAACTACTCGAATCCCGTTCCGCCGGGACCGCTGGTTCCCGGCATTGTATTACCACCGCCGCCAGATCACTTTAGTCGTCTGGACGAGTCAGTCAAGCCGAAGACAAAGACGACAACAACGCGACGGCCCAGCACCACCAGtagcaccaccaccagcagcaccacctCCAGCACCACAAGCAGCACCACtaccagcagcaccaccacgGCTCGACCCTCCTCCCGCCTGTCGCTCAAGTACAATGCCATCGGTTACCTACCGCCTTCCCGTCAAGCTCCCAAGTACGTGGAACGTGTCCCGGTTCCCGTCGCtgttcccattcccatttacCCCATCAACTATCAGCCCTCAACGCCACGTCCACCGCCAGCTGCCCAGCTGGTGTTTGTGCCTAGCTCGAGCACCGAGCGCAATAGTCTCGGTGAGCGCGTTCGGGAGAGGGAgcgggagagggagagggatcAGGCGCCGTTGTCCAAGTCGAATCCCATTTATTACGAGTACTTTGAGGCGAAGCGTCAACCGTCATCGCACAAATCCAATGTCATCGATGACTTCCTGGCAACGAAGCCGCCCAAGCGTCAACATTACAAGTCTCCGCCGAGTCCCGTCAACGATGTTGCCGTGGTGAGCATTACGCCCAAGCCGCGTGTCCAGCTGCACTCGGAATACGATGCGGCATTGGGGCAACTGATACGCAGCAATCTCATCTCGCCGCCGGGTCGCTTCCAGGCACCCGACTTTGACCGGCAGCCCTTCCTGCCAATGGTCAACTACAGTGCCGACGAGCAGGATCAGAATGCCTTCAAGGCGATCGTCTATCAGCCTCAATCCCAATCTCAATCCCAATCGCAGCCACAAAGACAGCGTCAACTGCGCGTGGGGAAGcatcagcagctgcagctggagcCAACTGTGGAGCCAGGACAGGAGCAGGACTCGTATCTCTCAGATGCATTGTTTCTGCAGCGTCAAAGGCAGCTGAGAGTcggaaaacagcaacagcaacaacaacaacaacaacagctgcaactgcagtcACCCTCCCCCTCCCTATCGCTATACGAGACCCCACAGGGAATCTACAGCACTCCTTTGCCTCCTGCCTACTTGGACAATCAGCTGCAAGCACGACCGGTGAAGTATCAGTTGCGTCCTCCCGCTGCGGCGCCATTGCAGTTCTGGCAACGACCTGCGGCGCCACCGctaccaccaccaccgccacaaCAGGCACCGCTGGCACCACAGTTTAAGCGGTTGCGCCACAACAGCGCAAAGCATCCATATTCGCCGTACTTTGTGCCCAGCTATCCGAGTGCGTCCGGAGGAGGAGCGGAGAGTCTGTACCGTCTGCTGCCGGTGTCACAACACAAGCATTGGCGacaaagtggcagcaacaagcaacaagtggtgcaacaaccaccaccaccgcaACATCAActtcaacatcaacaacagcagcaacaacagcaatattaTCCGGATCGTGGTGTCAACATTGGACATAGCCTCGCCAGCGACATATTGGTCAACTACAACACCAACAATCAGTTTAATCCTCAGGCGGAGCTGGTGCCTCAGGCTCAGCTCGGACCACCGCCATTGTCCTATCAGGCACAAAATGGCGGACAGGCATCACTCTGGTCGGACAGACCCGTGAGACAGTCGCGTGCTCAGCTGCAGGAGCAAGCCTAG
- the LOC117793312 gene encoding regulator of G-protein signaling 7 yields the protein MVTMNSEADKTQSSTQATNALAMSSAPKSPATKAATTTTEVAAATATAAATDNSTVSTSEAATATAAITTTTTAIATATSTSTPTVTATANGNNNGPATTTAIEAEAKTKTEPEPLDNVNANGNSNSNIQMTNSSTTAASNSSSINTNTTTNTTTTTNTTTINVTTASPTTTGSAAAANTAVTAVTTGNSNCTTTIAAAATPQFGRSVSVRDATAPSGSGATPSAAKSSALLSVGSNHHHHHHHHSTTQSQTQSTSHSQSTSHSQSTSQSPSQSQQQPPAPAQSSSQQTHHQQRGSKNEDAPNILVYKKMEAIIEKMQAESSGVAVRTVKAFMSKVPSVFTGADLVAWILKNFDVEDVTEALHFAHLLSSHGYIFPIDDHALTVKNDGTFYRFQTPYFWPSNCWEPENTDYAVYLCKRTMQNKTRLELADYEAENLAKLQKMFSRKWEFIFMQAESQSKVAKKRDKLERKVLDSQERAFWDVHRPMPGCVNTTEIDIKKAYRRGGSSHGTGSAGASVAKNPVEQLTRIIALRKQKLERRTIKVSKAAEALVAYYDQYNEFDYFITSPELPNPWQTESTEMWDTEKNSKEVPVRRVKRWAFSLRELLNDAIGRDQFTKFLEKEYSGENLKFWESVQEMKALPQSEIKEAIQKIWQEFLAPDAPCPVNVDSKSVELAREAVNSPSGPNRWCFDVAASHVYHLMKSDSYSRYLRSDMYKDYLNCSRKKIKSIPNLFGVKR from the exons ATGGTAACAATGAACTCGGAAGCGGACAAAACACAGAGCAGCACGCAAGCAACCAACGCGCTCGCTATGAGCAGCGCGCCCAAGTcgccagcaacaaaagcagccacaacaacaacagaagtggcagctgcaactgcaacggcagcagcaacggaCAACAGTACAGTGTCAACGtcagaggcagcaacagcaacagcagcaataacaacaacaacaacggcaataGCAACTGCAACGTCCACGTCAACGCCGACAGTGACAGCAACTGcgaatggcaacaacaatgggcctgcaacaacaactgcaatcgAAGCTGaagctaaaactaaaactgagCCTGAACCGCTGGACAATGTCAATGCCAAtggtaacagcaacagcaatatccAGATGACTAACAGCAGCACCACAgcagccagcaacagcagtagcaTCAATACAAACACCACAACtaacaccaccaccacaactAACACCACCACTATCAACGTTACCACCGCCAGTCCGACGACAACAGGCAGCGCTGCCGCAGCGAACACTGCAGTCACTGCAGTCACCactggcaacagcaactgcacaacaacaattgctgctgctgccacgccGCAATTCGGCAGAAGCGTTAGTGTGAGGGATGCAACAGCGCCAAGTGGCAGTGGTGCAACACCAAGCGCCGCCAAATCAAGTGCCCTGCTCAGCGTGGGCAgcaatcatcatcatcatcatcatcatcattccaCCACGCAGTCTCAAACGCAGTCGACGTCACACTCACAGTCGACGTCACATTCGCAGTCGACGTcacagtcgccgtcgcagtcacaacaacaaccgccaGCGCCAGCGCAGTCGTCGTCACAGCAGACGCATCATCAGCAGCGCGGCAGCAAAAACGAGGATGCACCCAATATACTTGTCTACAAAAAG ATGGAGGCGATCATTGAGAAGATGCAGGCGGAATCGAGTGGCGTCGCTGTACGGACGGTGAAGGCGTTTATGAGCAAGGTGCCATCGGTGTTTACGGGTGCTGATTTGGTGGCATGGATATTGAAGAACTTTGATGTGGAGGATGTCACTGAGGCGCTTCACTTTGCCCATCTGTTGAGCTCCCACGGATACATCTTTCCCATCGATGATCATGCGCTGACCGTGAAGAACGATGGCACCTTTTACAG ATTTCAGACACCATATTTCTGGCCATCGAATTGTTGGGAGCCTGAGAATACGGATTATGCTGTATATCTCTGCAAACGCACTATGCAGAACAAGACGCGACTGGAACTGGCCGATTACGAGGCCGAGAACCTGGCCAAGCTGCAGAAGATGTTCTCCCGCAAATGGGAGTTTATATTCATGCAG GCCGAGTCACAGAGCAAGGTGGCGAAGAAGCGGGACAAATTGGAGCGCAAGGTGCTGGATTCGCAGGAGCGCGCCTTTTGGGATGTGCACCGACCGATGCCAGGATGCGTCAATACCACCGAGATAGATATCAAGAAGGCGTATCGACGCGGCGGCTCCAGTCATGGCACCGGCTCCGCTGGCGCCTCCGTGGCCAAGAATCCCGTCGAGCAGCTGACCCGCATCATTGCGTTGCGCAAACAAAAGCTCGAGCGGCGCACAATCAAAGTGTCCAAGGCGGCCGAAGC TTTGGTCGCCTACTACGATCAGTACAATGAGTTTGATTACTTTATAACCTCACCGGAGCTGCCCAATCCTTGGCAAACGGAAAGCACCGAGATGTGGGATACCGAAAAGAATAG CAAAGAAGTTCCTGTGCGTCGCGTCAAGCGTTGGGCCTTCAGTCTTCGCGAGCTGCTCAACGATGCAATTGGACGCGATCAGTTCACCAAGTTTCTGGAGAAGGAATACAGCGGCGAGAATCTCAA ATTCTGGGAATCGGTGCAGGAGATGAAGGCGCTGCCCCAGTCCGAAATCAAGGAGGCCATACAGAAGATCTGGCAAGAGTTCCTTGCACCCGATGCACCCTGTCCAGTGAATGTGGATTCGAAATCCGTGGAACTGGCGCGCGAGGCAGTCAACTCGCCAAGTGGCCCGAATCGTTGGTGCTTCGATGTGGCTGCCTCGCATGTGTATCATCTGATGAAGAGCGACTCATATTCGCGATATCTTCGCTCCGATATGTACAAGGATTATCTCAACTGTTCGCGAAAGAAGATCAAGTCCATACCCAATCTCTTTGGGGTGAAACGTTGA
- the LOC117784881 gene encoding S-phase kinase-associated protein 1, producing the protein MDYVRLESRDGYLITIDFKVLQRSKVVQQMCSYSYAENKDTILPMHGINHDILLKILLWLEYHKDDEEPAWVQSKEEPTDIERQIDDWDKEFLREKLSTVRVIMKGADYLDINWLLKLCARKLRIRGSAELYLRILGTISPID; encoded by the coding sequence ATGGATTACGTAAGATTGGAATCAAGAGACGGATATCTAATCACCATCGATTTCAAAGTCCTGCAGCGATCGAAGGTAGTTCAACAAATGTGTTCGTATTCTTATGCCGAGAATAAAGACACAATACTTCCAATGCATGGCATCAATCATGATATACTACTGAAAATCCTTCTCTGGCTGGAGTACCACAAAGACGACGAGGAACCAGCGTGGGTCCAGAGCAAAGAGGAACCCACCGACATCGAGCGTCAGATCGATGACTGGGACAAGGAGTTTCTACGTGAAAAACTCTCCACTGTTCGGGTTATCATGAAGGGTGCCGACTACCTTGATATTAATTGGCTGTTAAAGCTTTGTGCTCGCAAGTTACGAATTCGTGGATCCGCCGAATTATACCTACGTATTCTGGGAACAATTTCGCCCATTGATTAG